The proteins below come from a single Terriglobales bacterium genomic window:
- a CDS encoding prepilin-type N-terminal cleavage/methylation domain-containing protein: MRDFGPLDSEVPWCFFRHRSVTGAERSARSAGFSLVEMMTVVVIIVIIGAVAIPFLIHVMAAYRMSSAAKSLAFELNMTRVRAASKFNLARLSCDNTSAPASCKIELCNVQAGNGLCDNTASPAWISDGEALPLPANVYFGFGSISKTPTAALSANAETYQIVFNSRGLPVDITGAKQIPKPDYALYIRDAANPNNDDATYAVTVAASGAVSVWQYSSANNAWGTR; the protein is encoded by the coding sequence ATGCGCGATTTTGGCCCGTTGGATTCAGAGGTGCCTTGGTGTTTCTTCCGTCATCGGAGTGTTACCGGAGCCGAGAGGAGCGCACGTTCAGCGGGATTCTCTCTGGTCGAAATGATGACCGTCGTTGTGATCATAGTCATCATCGGCGCAGTTGCTATACCCTTCTTGATACATGTTATGGCTGCTTACAGGATGTCATCCGCAGCCAAGTCTCTGGCCTTCGAGCTCAATATGACGCGCGTCCGAGCGGCTTCCAAATTCAACCTCGCCCGGTTGAGCTGCGACAACACGAGCGCCCCGGCGAGCTGCAAAATCGAACTTTGCAACGTGCAAGCTGGAAACGGCTTGTGCGATAACACCGCGTCGCCGGCATGGATATCCGATGGTGAGGCGCTGCCCCTTCCTGCGAACGTTTATTTTGGTTTTGGCTCGATCTCGAAAACTCCGACAGCAGCCCTGTCCGCGAATGCTGAGACTTACCAGATTGTGTTTAACTCCCGCGGCTTGCCCGTGGATATAACCGGGGCCAAGCAGATACCCAAGCCGGACTATGCACTTTACATAAGGGATGCGGCAAATCCTAATAATGACGACGCCACATACGCGGTTACGGTGGCAGCGTCGGGAGCGGTAAGCGTCTGGCAATATAGCTCCGCGAACAACGCCTGGGGGACCCGGTGA